The Sorangiineae bacterium MSr11367 genome window below encodes:
- a CDS encoding ketosynthase chain-length factor, translating to MSTSVVVTGLGIASPNGLGTKEYWSSTLEGKNGIGRITRFDPTGYPSQLAGEIDGFEAGKHLPQRLLPQTDRMTRLALVATDWALEDAGVKPGSFADFDMGVVTASSSGGFEFGQRELQRLWSLGSQHVSAYQSFAWFYAVNSGQISIRNGMKGPSGVVVSDQAGGLDALAQARRQIRKGTPLIVSGSIDASICTWGWVAQGASGRLSTRTDPSRAYLPFDADASGFVPGEGGAILILENGSAARQRGAKIYGEIAGYGATIDPKPGSARGPGLRKAIELALADAGVGARDIDVVFADGAAIPELDRIESEALAEIFGPRGVPVTAPKTMTGRLYSGAAPLDVATALLAIQEGVIPPTVHTAAISDYQLDLVTGAPRRAKVRTALVLARGYRGFNSALVVRDFRESSNN from the coding sequence ATGAGCACCTCGGTCGTGGTGACCGGTCTGGGCATCGCATCGCCCAATGGCCTCGGTACGAAGGAATATTGGTCGTCAACTCTCGAAGGCAAAAACGGTATCGGTCGCATCACCCGATTCGACCCGACGGGATATCCATCGCAATTGGCCGGTGAGATCGACGGCTTCGAGGCGGGGAAGCATCTGCCTCAAAGGTTGCTCCCGCAAACGGATCGCATGACCCGGCTCGCGTTGGTCGCCACCGATTGGGCGCTGGAAGACGCGGGCGTGAAGCCTGGCTCGTTCGCCGACTTCGACATGGGCGTCGTCACCGCCAGCTCTTCGGGCGGGTTCGAATTCGGCCAGCGCGAGCTCCAAAGGCTCTGGAGCCTGGGCAGCCAACACGTCAGCGCATACCAGTCCTTCGCCTGGTTTTACGCGGTCAACAGCGGGCAGATCTCCATTCGCAATGGAATGAAGGGCCCGAGCGGCGTGGTGGTGAGCGATCAGGCCGGCGGCCTCGATGCCCTCGCGCAGGCGCGTCGCCAGATCCGCAAGGGTACGCCCCTCATCGTCTCCGGCAGCATCGATGCGTCGATATGCACGTGGGGCTGGGTGGCGCAAGGAGCGAGCGGACGACTCAGCACTCGAACCGATCCGTCGCGCGCGTATCTTCCGTTCGACGCCGATGCATCGGGCTTCGTCCCCGGCGAGGGTGGTGCGATCCTCATCCTCGAAAACGGGAGCGCCGCACGGCAACGCGGCGCGAAGATCTACGGTGAAATCGCCGGATACGGCGCGACCATCGATCCGAAGCCGGGAAGCGCACGCGGCCCCGGTCTGCGCAAAGCCATCGAGCTGGCCCTGGCCGACGCCGGTGTCGGAGCTCGCGACATCGACGTAGTCTTCGCCGACGGAGCCGCGATCCCCGAGCTCGATCGTATCGAGTCCGAGGCGCTCGCGGAGATTTTCGGCCCGCGCGGCGTGCCCGTCACCGCCCCCAAGACGATGACCGGACGGCTGTACTCGGGCGCCGCACCGCTCGACGTGGCCACGGCGTTGCTCGCCATTCAAGAGGGCGTCATCCCTCCCACCGTGCATACCGCGGCAATCTCCGACTACCAGCTCGATCTGGTCACCGGCGCACCGCGACGAGCCAAAGTCCGCACCGCACTCGTTCTCGCCCGCGGCTATCGCGGTTTCAACTCCGCCCTCGTCGTGAGGGACTTTCGCGAATCCTCGAACAACTAG
- a CDS encoding beta-ketoacyl-[acyl-carrier-protein] synthase family protein produces the protein MRRRVVITGLGVVAPGGIGTANFWKLLCDGRTATRKISTFDPSPFRSRVAAEIDFDPEASGLEPQEIRRMDRAAQLALVAAREAIADSGIEMNRFDPYRIGVTIGSAVGATMGLDSEYRVVSNGGRLERVDHTYAVPHLYDYFVPSSFAAEIAWAFGAEGPSTVVSTGCTSGIDSVGHAVELLREGSADVMITGATDAPISPITLACFDAIKATTPRNDDPEHASRPFDATRDGFVLGEGSAIFVLEEFESAKQRGARILAEITGYAARCNAFHMTGLRPDGVEMAEAIRVALEESRMNPEAINYINAHGSGTKQNDRHETAAFKRSLGQHAYRTPVSSIKSMVGHSLGAIGSIEIAASVLAIQHNVVPPTANLHNADPECDLDYVPRVARDHKTDVVLTVGSGFGGFQSAMVLADPSTTIARSAA, from the coding sequence ATGCGCCGGCGTGTCGTCATTACCGGCTTGGGCGTGGTGGCCCCAGGCGGCATCGGGACCGCGAATTTCTGGAAGTTGCTCTGCGACGGCCGGACCGCAACGCGGAAGATTTCCACCTTCGATCCCTCGCCGTTTCGCTCGCGCGTCGCGGCGGAGATCGACTTCGACCCCGAAGCGAGCGGCCTGGAGCCCCAGGAAATCCGCCGAATGGACCGCGCCGCGCAATTGGCCCTCGTGGCTGCGCGCGAAGCGATCGCCGACAGTGGTATCGAAATGAATCGTTTCGATCCTTACCGCATCGGCGTCACCATCGGCAGCGCGGTCGGTGCCACCATGGGTCTCGACAGTGAGTACCGCGTGGTGAGCAACGGCGGCCGGCTCGAGAGGGTCGATCACACGTATGCGGTCCCGCATCTTTACGATTACTTCGTGCCGAGCTCCTTCGCGGCGGAGATCGCGTGGGCGTTCGGCGCCGAAGGGCCGAGCACCGTGGTGTCCACCGGTTGCACTTCGGGCATCGATTCGGTGGGCCACGCCGTCGAACTGCTCCGCGAGGGCTCGGCCGACGTCATGATCACCGGCGCGACCGACGCGCCCATTTCGCCGATCACCTTGGCCTGCTTCGACGCGATCAAGGCAACCACGCCGCGCAACGACGATCCCGAGCACGCCTCGCGGCCGTTCGACGCGACCAGGGACGGATTCGTCCTGGGCGAAGGCTCCGCCATCTTCGTGCTCGAGGAGTTCGAGAGCGCCAAGCAGCGGGGAGCACGCATTCTCGCCGAGATCACCGGATATGCCGCGCGTTGCAACGCTTTCCACATGACCGGGCTGCGCCCGGATGGTGTGGAAATGGCCGAGGCCATCCGCGTGGCGCTGGAAGAGTCACGCATGAATCCCGAAGCGATCAACTACATCAACGCGCACGGCTCCGGCACGAAGCAGAACGATCGCCACGAGACCGCTGCATTCAAGCGGAGCCTGGGTCAGCATGCCTACCGCACACCGGTGAGCTCCATCAAATCGATGGTTGGGCACTCGTTGGGCGCCATTGGCTCGATTGAAATTGCCGCGTCGGTGCTCGCCATACAGCACAACGTGGTTCCTCCCACGGCCAATTTGCACAATGCCGATCCCGAGTGCGATTTGGATTACGTTCCGCGCGTTGCGCGCGATCACAAAACGGACGTCGTACTGACCGTCGGCAGCGGATTCGGCGGATTTCAGAGCGCCATGGTGCTCGCCGACCCGAGCACGACCATTGCAAGGAGCGCGGCATGA
- a CDS encoding TcmI family type II polyketide cyclase, with protein sequence MHSTLIVARMEPHWSTNVVQLFRDFDLTDMPHRMGTRRRQLFSYKGLYFHLQDFDTDNGGELIERAKSDARFVNISTDLKPFIQAYDPATWRSPKDAMATRFYNWEASK encoded by the coding sequence ATGCATAGCACGTTGATTGTGGCCCGCATGGAGCCGCACTGGAGCACGAACGTCGTCCAGCTTTTCCGAGATTTCGACCTGACCGACATGCCCCATCGTATGGGGACGCGCCGACGCCAGCTCTTTTCGTACAAAGGCCTCTATTTCCATCTTCAGGATTTCGACACCGACAACGGGGGCGAGCTCATCGAGCGCGCCAAGTCCGATGCGCGATTCGTCAACATTAGTACGGATCTCAAGCCGTTCATTCAAGCCTATGACCCGGCCACGTGGCGTTCCCCTAAGGACGCCATGGCTACGCGCTTTTACAATTGGGAAGCTTCGAAGTGA
- a CDS encoding FAD-dependent monooxygenase, whose product MSTMHGIAHIDAEVIIVGAGPAGLMLAGELRLAGIAVTVLERLPKRTGESRGLGFTARTMEVFDQRGLLPRFGEIELSTLGHFGGLPVNFGLLDGAYQAAKSVPQDRTEAVLEAWVRELGADLRRGHEVLSVSDHGEHVEVTVRGPKGVQTLRTSYLAGCDGGRSLVRKAVGFEFPGTASTMEMFLADVKGLDLEPRMIGETLPGGMIMVGRLPGGITRLIVCERGAPPRQRTEPPAFREITDAWKRLTGADISHAEPVWASAFGDAARLVSQYRIGRVFLVGDAAHIHLPAGGQGMNTSIQDAVNLGWKLGAVLRKRAPETLLDTYHDERRPVGKRLLMNTRAQGLLFLSGPEIQPMRDVITELIGYDDVGRHFAGMVSGLEIRYDVGSGSHGLLGRRMPHVELLGGRPRFSTEALHSGRGVLFDFADNAELRRRAAGWVDRIDVVTAAPRGAINGHPLGATAAILVRPDGYVAWAAPGSHGDLPMSLERWFGPAS is encoded by the coding sequence ATGTCGACGATGCATGGCATTGCGCACATCGATGCGGAAGTGATTATCGTAGGAGCCGGGCCCGCAGGGTTAATGCTCGCGGGCGAGCTGCGGCTCGCGGGAATAGCCGTCACCGTTCTAGAACGGCTTCCAAAGCGTACGGGGGAGTCCCGTGGCCTGGGGTTCACGGCGCGCACGATGGAGGTATTCGATCAGCGCGGCTTGTTGCCGCGATTTGGCGAGATCGAGCTCAGCACCTTGGGACACTTCGGCGGCCTCCCAGTGAATTTCGGGCTGCTCGATGGGGCTTACCAAGCTGCGAAGAGCGTGCCCCAAGACCGCACCGAGGCGGTACTGGAGGCGTGGGTACGCGAATTGGGGGCCGACCTGCGGCGCGGGCACGAAGTCCTGTCGGTGAGCGATCACGGAGAGCACGTCGAGGTCACGGTTCGCGGGCCAAAAGGCGTTCAGACACTGCGCACAAGCTATCTGGCCGGCTGCGATGGAGGGCGCAGCCTGGTTCGTAAGGCCGTGGGCTTCGAATTCCCCGGCACCGCATCGACGATGGAAATGTTTCTCGCCGACGTGAAGGGGCTCGATCTCGAGCCGCGCATGATCGGCGAGACCCTGCCCGGCGGTATGATCATGGTAGGCCGGCTTCCTGGCGGCATCACCCGGCTTATCGTCTGCGAGCGGGGCGCACCGCCTCGGCAGCGTACCGAACCACCGGCCTTCCGTGAAATCACCGATGCATGGAAGCGTCTCACCGGTGCGGACATCTCACACGCGGAACCCGTATGGGCCAGCGCATTCGGCGACGCAGCTCGATTGGTCAGCCAATATCGCATCGGCCGCGTGTTTCTGGTCGGCGATGCCGCCCACATTCATTTGCCAGCCGGTGGTCAAGGTATGAACACTAGCATACAAGACGCCGTCAATCTCGGCTGGAAGCTCGGCGCCGTCCTGCGAAAGCGGGCGCCGGAGACCCTCCTCGACACGTATCACGACGAACGCCGCCCGGTGGGCAAACGCCTCTTGATGAACACACGCGCCCAGGGGCTCTTGTTCTTGAGCGGTCCCGAAATACAACCCATGCGCGATGTCATCACGGAGTTGATCGGATACGACGACGTCGGCCGCCACTTCGCCGGCATGGTAAGCGGTTTGGAGATCCGTTACGACGTGGGCTCGGGCAGTCATGGTCTCCTGGGAAGACGCATGCCGCACGTGGAACTGCTCGGTGGCCGCCCCAGGTTCAGCACCGAGGCTCTACATTCTGGGCGCGGCGTGTTGTTCGATTTCGCGGACAATGCCGAGCTGCGCCGCCGAGCTGCCGGCTGGGTGGATCGGATCGATGTCGTGACCGCCGCCCCGCGTGGGGCGATCAACGGTCATCCACTCGGCGCGACGGCGGCCATCCTGGTCCGTCCCGATGGCTACGTAGCCTGGGCTGCGCCGGGTAGCCATGGCGACTTACCCATGTCCCTGGAGCGCTGGTTCGGCCCTGCTTCGTAG
- the fabD gene encoding ACP S-malonyltransferase — protein sequence MTSIYVFPGQGSQHVGMGVDLFAKYRDVVSTADRVLGYSIVDLCLQNDGNRLDRTEYTQPALFVVSALSYMAKCDAGVEPDVAAGHSLGEYSALFAAGAFDFATGLSLVKKRGELMSGSAPGGMAAVIGLTEDEIMGILRVEGANEIDVANLNGPRQIVLAGPVDDLARCKGPFLAAKAKNFLPLRVSAAFHSRYMTGVADEFRTFLSKARMHTPKFPVISNVDAQPHEPEAIVEKLVAQIVSPVRWTDTIRRLMSLDNPRFEEVGPGKVLSGLIRQIRKTEQPLMGSFDDRGAA from the coding sequence ATGACTTCGATCTACGTCTTTCCCGGTCAGGGATCTCAGCACGTCGGCATGGGTGTCGATCTTTTCGCGAAATACAGAGATGTAGTGAGCACGGCCGATCGCGTGCTCGGGTATTCCATTGTCGATCTCTGCCTCCAGAATGACGGCAATCGCCTCGATCGAACCGAATATACGCAACCTGCGCTATTTGTCGTCAGCGCCCTCAGCTACATGGCAAAATGCGATGCTGGAGTCGAGCCCGACGTCGCGGCCGGTCACAGCCTGGGTGAATACAGTGCGCTCTTTGCCGCGGGCGCATTCGACTTCGCGACCGGACTTTCGCTCGTCAAGAAACGTGGAGAGCTCATGTCCGGGTCGGCTCCGGGCGGCATGGCAGCGGTCATCGGTCTCACGGAAGATGAGATCATGGGTATTCTTCGCGTCGAAGGTGCAAATGAGATCGACGTGGCCAATCTGAATGGTCCTCGGCAGATCGTACTGGCAGGACCGGTCGATGATCTCGCACGCTGCAAAGGGCCATTCCTTGCTGCAAAGGCCAAAAACTTCCTACCGCTCCGCGTGAGCGCCGCGTTCCATTCCCGCTACATGACCGGCGTTGCCGACGAGTTTCGCACCTTCTTGAGCAAGGCTCGAATGCATACACCCAAATTTCCCGTAATCTCCAATGTCGACGCGCAACCTCACGAGCCGGAAGCCATCGTCGAAAAATTAGTCGCGCAAATTGTGAGTCCAGTGCGGTGGACGGATACGATTCGAAGGCTTATGTCCTTGGACAATCCTCGATTCGAGGAGGTGGGACCGGGCAAGGTTCTCTCCGGTTTGATCCGGCAGATCCGAAAAACGGAGCAACCGCTCATGGGTTCGTTCGACGATCGCGGTGCCGCGTGA